Genomic DNA from Candidatus Paceibacterota bacterium:
CGCGAAAAATTTTAAATTAGTATCCGAGAAGCCTCCCTTATTTTCTCCATTTTGGTGTCCATAGAGATAGTTATAATATTCCCAAAATTTTCCCTGATCTCCAGCGCACCTTGCGGCCTCGGAGGCTTTCACGGATTCTGGACCGAGAAAAGTAAAATCTCTGTAAACAAACAAAACTTTCCCAGTATTTACATAATTATTTATAATCTCAGGCATAAAAGGAGTCCATGTGGGATCATTTTTTTTAAGATAATCCATTACGGGTTTCATGGAAGGTGAGTTGAGCTCAAGTCCAGTTACTGCTCCGCAAAACGGACATTGAAAATCTTCATACATAATGAGAGTGACTTTTGCTTGCGGGTTTCCTAGGGTTTTATCTTCTTTTCCGACTGGTGCCAAGGTAGCAGTTGTTACTGGAATTCCATTTATTACTGGAACCCCTTTCTCATTTGCTTGGGGATTTTTAGGGATTGAGCTGCCTTTTAGTAAAATTGCTCCAGCTATTAAGACTCCTACTATAATAATTGCACTAACTATTGATTTTTGACTATTATTTTCCATATTTCTTTAATTAAATTTGTAATACACTATTGTAGCATATTTTATAAAAAGTAGTATAATATGGGTATTAATAATTTAATTAATAAAATATATGGATATGAATAAATGCAAAGGTATGTGTGTCTGTTCTAAGATTGGTAAAATCCTATTAATCATAGGAGGCTTAAATTGGGGCTTAGTCGGTATTGGAATGTTGATAGGCAGTGGGGATTCATGGAATGTCGTTCGAATGATTTTTGGAACAATGCCAGTGGTTGAAGGAATAATTTATGTTCTTGTGGGTATTGCAGCCATCATGGGTATTTTTGGTTGCAGATGCAAGAAAAATATGGAAGCGCGCGCTGCTTGTTGCGGAGGGGTAGAAAAGATGGAAGGAAAGATGTAATTTGAGCATATTTAAGTTGCAAAACTCCTCCGACCCAGGTCGGAGGAGTTTTGCGTTAAAGCCTAAAAAATGCTATGATATTGCCAGTAGATGACTTCAATTTTTGACCTTATATTTTATATTTTGATCTTTTTATCTGTCTACGCGCAGGTGTTTTTTCTTATTACTTTTCTTGAGAATAGAAAAAAAATAGTCATCAGAAATGGAAAAATAACCTTAAAGGATTATCCGGCTGTGACTATTGCCGTGCCTTGTTGGAATGAAGAAAATACAGTTGAAAAAACAGTAAATTCTTTGCTCGGTTTGAATTATCCGAAAGACAAGCTTCAAATATTTTTGATTGACGATGGTTCTACGGACGGCACCTTCGAGGTGATAAATAAGTTTAAAGATTTTACAAATATAAAAGTTTTTCAAAAAGAAAACGGAGGCAAGTTTACCGCGCTCAATTTAGCGCTCGAGCATTGTGAGACGGATTTCTTCGGCGGTCTTGATGCTGATTCTTTTGCAGATTCCGAATCCCTTATTCGTATTATGAGTTATTTTGAAAAAGATTCTAACATTATGGCGGTCGTTCCGTCTGTGATTGTTTCTAACTCAAAAAATATTCTAAAAAAGGCGCAAAAAGCCGAATACAGCATGGGTGTTTATTTCAAAAAAATGCTTTGTTTTCTGGGAGCTATCAACGTAACTCCGGGGCCGATGACGATCTTTAAGAAAAAAGTTTTTGATAATTTAGGAGGTTACTGCCATGGTCACAATACGGAAGACATGGAGATCGCTTACCGTATGCAAAAAAATAGATATATAATAGAACATTGCAATGACGCATATATTTATACAAACACTCCTGAAACAGCCAAAAAGCTCTACAAACAAAGGATCCGTTGGATTTATGGTTTTATTAACAACACCATAGATTATCGAAAAGTTTTATTTAAGAAAAAATACGGGAACTTCGCTCTTTTCACTTTACCTTTGGGTGTTATCTCTATATTTTCCATTGTTTATCTTTTTGGAAGAATCGTTTATAATTTTGGAAATTTCCTATATACAAAGATTATTCAATTTGAGACAGTCGGCTTTATTTTTAAATTGAAAAGTTTTGTTTTTGATCCTTTTTTCATAAATACGCAGTTCTTTGTATTCTTGTTTCTCTCTATTTATATTTTGGTGATTTTTGCCATGATCTTGGGGCAGAAAATGACAGAAGGGAAGTGGAGCTTGTCTTTAGATATGGTTTATTTCTTTCCAGTTTTTACTATCATTGCCCCATTTTGGCTTATTAGGGCATTTTATAATACGCTTATCCAGCGAAAGCCAGCCTGGAGATAGAATCAATTTAAAATTACGAATTACGAATTTAAAATTATGAACTCAAATAATATAGATTGGAAAAAATATTTGATTGTATTGCTGATAACCGCCGGGCTTTTTATAACTGCTATTTATTTGAGCAATTATTTTGGCAATCAAAAAATCAATCAATTAAAAACAATTCAAGATAAAATAGCTATAGATATATTGTCTTCCGAAACTCAATTTTCTCTTCTCTCTGAACTTTCTTGTAAAAGCATTTCTGATTCTGTTTTTTCGAGCGAGCTCGGAGAACTCGGCAGCAAGCTAGAATGGAGCGAAAACAATTTAGGTTCTTCGGCTACAGACGAAGTGACTTATTTAAAGAAGTACTATTCTTTATTGCAAATTAAAGATTATTTGCTGACGAAAAAGATTTCTTCAAGATGTGGAACAAAGTCTGCCTTTATTCTCTATTTTTATACTACCGCCCAAAACTGCAGTGATTGCGAGAAGCAAGGCCTAGTGCTTTCGACGCTTCGTTCGGAATATCCCGAGCTTCGCGTGTATTCTTTTGATTACAGTACCGATCTTTCCGCTGTTACCTCTATGCTTCAGATTTATAAAATAAAAGACACAGAGCTTCCTGCTTTAGTCATAGACGATGAGGTGTTGACCGGTTTCCAAAGCTTAATAGATCTAGAAAATCGAGTTCAAGAATCTTTCAAGCTCCAGCAGGGAACACCAACTCAACAAAAAGTTTCAACGCCTAAGAAACAATAAACGAATTTCTGGAGCCGCCTCTCGGATTCGAACCGAGGACCTTCACTTTACAAAAGTGTTGCTCTACCAACTGAGCTAAGGCGGCAATTATTTTTTTTACAAATTCTCTTCTTCCCTTATTTTGTGTCTTATTTCTCTGATTTTTTGTTTGTATTCTGAGATGATTTTTAAGAATTTTGGGACTTCTTGTTTTTC
This window encodes:
- a CDS encoding thioredoxin domain-containing protein, producing the protein MENNSQKSIVSAIIIVGVLIAGAILLKGSSIPKNPQANEKGVPVINGIPVTTATLAPVGKEDKTLGNPQAKVTLIMYEDFQCPFCGAVTGLELNSPSMKPVMDYLKKNDPTWTPFMPEIINNYVNTGKVLFVYRDFTFLGPESVKASEAARCAGDQGKFWEYYNYLYGHQNGENKGGFSDTNLKFFAKTLGLDTSEFNKCLDSGKYTEAVTDSKTEGTTAGVTGTPKGFILRDNKIAGTIDGAESWSTVKPKIDSALQ
- a CDS encoding DUF378 domain-containing protein; protein product: MDMNKCKGMCVCSKIGKILLIIGGLNWGLVGIGMLIGSGDSWNVVRMIFGTMPVVEGIIYVLVGIAAIMGIFGCRCKKNMEARAACCGGVEKMEGKM
- a CDS encoding glycosyltransferase, with product MTSIFDLIFYILIFLSVYAQVFFLITFLENRKKIVIRNGKITLKDYPAVTIAVPCWNEENTVEKTVNSLLGLNYPKDKLQIFLIDDGSTDGTFEVINKFKDFTNIKVFQKENGGKFTALNLALEHCETDFFGGLDADSFADSESLIRIMSYFEKDSNIMAVVPSVIVSNSKNILKKAQKAEYSMGVYFKKMLCFLGAINVTPGPMTIFKKKVFDNLGGYCHGHNTEDMEIAYRMQKNRYIIEHCNDAYIYTNTPETAKKLYKQRIRWIYGFINNTIDYRKVLFKKKYGNFALFTLPLGVISIFSIVYLFGRIVYNFGNFLYTKIIQFETVGFIFKLKSFVFDPFFINTQFFVFLFLSIYILVIFAMILGQKMTEGKWSLSLDMVYFFPVFTIIAPFWLIRAFYNTLIQRKPAWR